Within the Bradysia coprophila strain Holo2 chromosome X unlocalized genomic scaffold, BU_Bcop_v1 contig_173, whole genome shotgun sequence genome, the region ACATCCCAGATAGTACAATGTCCATTGTAGCACGAACGCTTTAGTTTGTTCACTTCGGATGGTGATTAAAAgtgtttatgaaattaattttcctagGTATATGCACGCGGAACCTAATGATCTTCAGGAAGGGTTAACTCTGATAATGTGATTCAGTCCTGCAGTTTGTATGTTGGGTTGGGAACTATCCataattggaaaattaaaattgcaaatttgaGGAGAAAATCGTGTTGAGGTGATGGTCGTATTGTGACGAATAAATCTTCATCGAACTCTCTGTTATAGACTTTAAGTAGTGTGGTAGCAGTCGTAGgcttaaaaatattaatttgggCCGGGTTTTAAGaacaatgaattttgtttaccaGTGTCGGTTTAAAATCTTAGTCAGGATGAgaactgaaattttatttatttattttttgtgaaattgtcaaatttagtgaaataaaagtttatcATGAACGTGGCTTTTCATTCGTCGTTTGGGATCAATACTTTTACTTTCAacatcaatttgaattttctacgGTGTGTGACGGATTAATTAAGGCCCTCactcacggcagagtaaaataaaccaggcgtcattttcgaaacgtcacaTAAGGGACATAATACGggggatgaaaatgaactcaaatgaacactgacataaattgaaaaattttattggcaaaatatcaagggctactagattattcaggtccctagtcaaacaaggcgctcctgcctggttaacttcaCTCTGTCGTGCCCTCACTTCGATCTCTTTCACACTCTTTTCGTTTATACAAAAACCCACCAAGAAATCAGGCAAAACATACTTTTCTGAATAACTCTTCGATTACCGAACTTAACCCAAGGAAATTTCAGCCCTTGTCAAATGGTTTTGTTGTTGAGTTGTTCGAATTCCTTACAAAACAACCTTGTGGAAATCCGTTTATTCGCTTGAGTCATCAAACGACGagacaaaatttcttttaggAAATATCTTCAAGATTATCATTACCTGTTATAGCCCATCTCTGAACTTAATCTCAGGAATTTCATTCCTCATCgaatgaaaacagtttttgaaaatccgacGAGAATTACTCGATTaatccaaggctgtatactttgaggAGGTCACGCACACCGCCATtgtattagatacgcgggaacacaccacttctgatgattttacatgtaaaaaaattcaccacatcatcaagacgacgagaatcatcagagtaggtgaatttttttatgaaatcggccattttatcatcaactgtggtgtgtaacccgcgtatctgtatctgcgtgacctccccaaagtatacagccttggattAATCGTGTTATCAATGAATTGACAGAGCTGTGAGTGTGACATTTTCAATTACGGTTTTTGGTCGTGCATTTAAGTATTGTAGATCATAGTGAACtttttgtgacaaacattttcgaagGATTTGTATCTGTAAGACTctgattttcagtaaattatgACAATTATGTCGATACATAAAAGTCAGTCAGTTTGGTATTAGTACATTACTACTATAAGGCTGTTTATAAGAGACGTGTATGTATACGAGCGCTTGCGCAAGTATTAGTACGAGCCTCTTATATACAGCTTTAtatcagtgaggtattttatcgcagtaggcaaacatctctttttctagtgatataattttgcttgcaaaacCTGTAGCACTCTAGGGTAAATTTGTACGTCGTGTACGTCTCGCACAATACACACACTACGTATACGATAAAATAGCGTACTATAACTGGGAAGTAACTagttatctcgtatcacggtgagtaaaagtatccgagggcggcacCTGGATCCGAGAAAACTCGTTACTTCCCAGTTACTATTACTCTTATATACGTCGTCGTATGCGATAAACGATTTTTACTCCGTGCAACCCCAGAAAATAAGTCATTACTCCATTGGCATCCCTCGCAAATAACAAGTTCCATACCAGGCCGTAATCTATTaatcattttccattcaagGTAGGTAAGATTTTTGCCGTTATTTACATTGCAAATATTAGACGGCGTCGACGCATCGTGCAATATCAACAGTGTCGAGCGATAGTCATTAATACTATTgaaattattcataaaataaaagttctaACAACATAAAATCAAGAAGCAAATGTACAAATCAGAATCATACACGAGACATACGACATACGACACTTTAATGAATATACATACCTATCACACGACGGcacaataataattattacatATATGTTGTTATACAAAGGTGTGCAGAGGTAAAAATGTGCAATATACACTCAGTTGAATTGCCATTATTATCatgttgatttaaaaaaaaaattctataaatttttaaaaatattattttttttgtatttgatgTAATTTATATACTTGTATTCGACCATGAAAATAATAACGATGTTTACAGTCGTTGCCgtttccatttatttcattgttacaaaagctaacaaatttttatacCAGAAAAGTCGTAATGTGAATGTAAATTGCGggagaaaagttgaaaagtgaaGTAGCGAAAATTGACATCGTGACTGACATTTTGAAACtaataattaaaatacaaGTGTGCGTATTAGGGTGGCCCAAACATTCGGGGAGTTCGCGTGTTcacaatattattttttttaaatctttttacGATGCAGTCTTACAGTAGCATTATAGgtgaaacacattttaaaaatatatccAAAAGTAATCTGAAACTAGACTAAACTCAAATAAACTTTTTGCGCGGGTAGTTCTACAGTTTCGTGCCCTTAAACATCGCAATAAGTCATATCATGACATCGGGAAAGACGAACCCATTCAAATATAGCAACTACTTTGAAACTCATACTCTTCACACTCTCTTCCAATTTTACGAGTCGTACAGCAGGTCTGAGAAATTTAATCACAGAGATTTTCCAGAAGTTGCTAATATTTGTCCAAATTTCTAGCCAACAACTTTTTACACGATCattccaaaaaaaacatttttggggGCTGTACAAAGAAAGAGTACGTGTAGAAGAAAAGAGTAATTGGGATTTGCATCGTGCGTGAACGTTTAAACTTGGGCCACCCTTATGTGGACTTAGTTTCCATTGTGATAAATCTAATCTATCTATGATAAACTTGTCTTGGTGTAGCTCGttctatgaaaaaaaattctaataaaaCCCCAAATAATATCAAAAGACTGCCAGACTCATAGAGATCACCCATAGATTAGCAAATTAATCGAACGACAATTGTTTGAAACTTCCATCAAGTCCAAAAATATCACCATCTCCATGCGGCTTACCTTGTCGCAATTTTTCATTCACCCGTTTCGTTGTTTCTTCCTCTTCAAAAAATCTGGCATTCGCCTGCATACTTGTGTACGAATTTTCACGCATTTTCTCAGCGTCACCGGCTGAACCACCATATTCGTTTGGCATTGCAGATTTCGGAACACATTTGTCCAGGAATGTATCCATGGTCGCATGTAATTGCAACATGTTCATTAATTCCTTTTTCGTGAACGGTTTCATGAGTGCTAACACTTTATCCATAAACGAAACGGTGTTGATGAAATGGATTGCCTTCAAACGAATCGGTAATGCTTCCTGCAAACgatttgtgtgtgttttttttttaaatgaaatttgcatATTCCAGTGATAAAATTAGCCTTGCCTGGATGTAAAACATAAACTTTTTGAGTGCAATGACATTGACCCGAGTCAAATGCATCAATGTACAGCCCTTCATATCAATTACGCACACATATCCTTGTCTAAGATCATTTTGTGCGAACCAAACATCGGTTACCATTccaaatcttcaaaaaaaaatcgagatttTTAGTTGACGAATGCGCaaattcttgtttttttttttcattttcaaagaaaGTGTATACGGTCACGCTCAATTAACAGTGTATTTATGTAATGTCGGttttttaatagttatttatctaccaaggtaggtatgaaggtattttttcgcactagatgtcgatgtgcgaaaaaataccggcatacctaccgtggtagatacaacgtttttcgcaatttcgggccataatcacctttccaatgcaaaatattaccaaaatttctaccaaacattaacatgcaaacatgaattcatttgaacgatcaagcaacctgtactatatacacattataatgtgatgtatagagacgcgctaaataaaatcaagtagtcaatgtttagtatgtacgcttcaacaatacgttctgtataattgtgtgactctgcagccgaatggctatggtcgttgcttgttgtttggaagaattttggtgttggatgttcaaatcctgctctgtgcaaagtttttatttataaaatttaggctttcttaaaggtactaagctatgtagcgtgcgaaaaaaatgtgaaaaagcccaagtgcgaaaaaaataatcaaaaacgcactgtAAGATAAATACCTTTAAAACGACAtcaaatggatgcatggaaaggtgatgattatggaccggaattgcgaaaaacaaatttaagaTGAGCAGAGAATACGGAATGTGAGTAAATCGAAGTAGTATATTACGaccttgtttggaactttttattttaccaaCCACTCAAgtcaaaatacaaagttccgAACATTTACGTAAGTTACTCACTAAACCCTCAGCAAATGATTTGTAATGCTCAAGTCACAGTCGGCGACTTTTAAATAAGTAACACATTTCGTTGCAGCTGTTTTTAAGCTACTCCATTAATACAAacaaatctgtttttttttgtatttaaacagttttaccactaccCCATGCATACGTGCATACATTGGTCACCCATTTAAACAAGTATTAGCACATTTGCTTGTAtggtatgagtggatcagctaaAACAAAATACTCGTTTCAAAGTTACCGACTGCACTTAACCAATTTTGTTAACTTTGTAATCGACTTAAACTTACAATTTGACGGAAttccaaaaattgaatttcaatacCTCCGAATCAATCAATCTGCACAAAATGACGCCATACCCTTCTGCAGTCAACTCCGGTAATAATGTAAATGAGCTAATGAAGAAATAGAGAAAAAAGTGGATTCTGTCATcattaattgattgaaaattatcCGAGccgaaattatttcacgtacgcaattttcatttgagaTGTTACATCCGTTCCGTGTACATtgcgatttttgaaaaattccgGCCAATGCGTTCGTGCTGTATGATATGTATCTAGACATATTTTAGCTTGTTCTACGCTGTAGTAACAAGCGTGCAAAAAGCGCATTGCTTCCAACTCTAAAATCGGATTAGaacatcaaatgaaaatatttccattaattGGAAAACATGTAATTGAATGACACCACAActataaaataaacattccgGCTGATGtataattaataaatattttccactaCAACGGGAAAATGTATCCGTGCTAATACATAATAGGCAAGTTAATTACAGCAATTTCGATTGATAacacaaaattgaatgtttgaaaatattatggaATTAATCGAAATGCAATTAGCCAAGTGAACCGAAACatcgattatttttggattttcgAATAAGTGTGCAGAATCGACAAAGCTTTTTTTATGCAACCGGTATCATGGTTTCCATTTAtgagtttcacaaaaaataattgtgcgtcagattttcatttttctacaaattttacttttcagaCTATTTATGCCTTATTTATCGTCAAAAAGGTTCAAATTGGTTTATTCGTttcattaaatgaagtaaaagattttctattaaTTCATTCTGTGGCTATAGTAGACGTTACTACAGAATCATTTACTTTTACATCATTGTAATTATATAAGAATTACTAAGAGTAAGTTATGTACAAGAGGTTATTTGCAACATCCCGCGAAAGTGAGTCATTACATGCTTGACACTAGCAAGTAAAATATCTTAagtaattgtttggaaattttattttgccgagTCTGAGGTGTACAATGTACTATTACACGCTTCACAGCAGTCAAAAGAagtaatgaaataaatattgcATACTGAAACAGCAAATTTAGTTGCAGGGTAAGTAGAAAGAAAAAGTCTGTTCAAAATGGGCTCACACTGAAGTATTCCGTTTGAGTATCCGTTTACGCGATAGTTTGTTTAAACAGTGAAAGATCGACCTCTTTTATATTGTTTGAACGATAGGTCACGTAAATGGAGAGCTAAGCTGGGCTGAGggtcaaaatttacgaaattcaaagttcaattttctcttattttgacgtgtgatCCGGGATCGATTCTCTTATATTTAATCAAAATCTCATTCCCCACAAAACATTCAATTCACAATATCATCCTTTCCACTTGGACCAATAAGTCCAATGGAGTTGTCGCATAAAGACACTGTTCGAAATTTCTGTTCCAGTTGATTCAACGCATAGTCAAGCATTTTTAAATGGAACATATTAGATACAATGAACTGAACGTTAAAAAACACGTAAGTACTCGCATATAATTAACATTGGCATatgatgaaacaaaaaacaccgACAAGCAATTGACTATTAAAACAATTGTCTGCATCGTTAACCTGTTATGCTCGGTGTATGCGGTTGCCGGTTATACCAATCTTGTAATTTTAACACTTCACTGCGAATCAATTGAGGAAACTTTTCATATTGTTTATCACACGAGACTAGTTGTAAAgccattttttgttagaaaaattgaaaaaatttacagCGGAAAAATTGTGAGAAAACGTTTTACTCAATCGATTGAATCTTATCAACCGTCGTTTGTTGAATGATCTGTTTGACTACAATATCTGAGTCTGATATGTTACATTACGATGTTAATGAGTAGtgtctttttttctgtttagtCATTTGCTGTGTTTCTGTATTTGTATGTAACCagtaaatatatttaaaaaataaaaaattgaaattcataaCAAACTATGTTCTAATTAAGAACAAAACTCTCTGAGCGACGGAATTACGTGCTTGAAGGTCACCAATTACAGCTCATTGCTGTCACAAGCGAAAGCTATTTATCTAATTGCAGGTACCTTCCTAtacatttctcaattttcgttttattacaTTGATAGCATTGAGACGAAATATAGATTCTGTTCGAAAACAGTGTATGTAAATGTGAATGTGTAAAAACATATGCGACATGCGACATTATAAATTAGTTGTACGTGTGGAAGAGCACAcggaaaattgatgaattaaGTGGATGAGTTTCATTCTTTCAGAAATCACACAGAAAATAATCTCAATTTGTATGCAATCGGTTCACATTTAGAGGTCGGTATAATGATCAGAGTCGGATATTCTACAAAGGTCGAGATAATGTGCACATCGGCTATTGTTCCACTATTTAGAATGTAGTGTGCATGTTAAGAAACTAtaatcccacaaaaacctctAAATAGGAATAAATGATGCAATTCCGATTTTTACAACTTCCAAAAAATCTGATATCGCTATTGTTGACGTATTCTGCGATAGTacgcaaaaaaatttgatgttgAAGTTGTAAAAATCGAAACTGCGTCATTTATTCCTCTTTAcaggtttttgtgggatatcagttgtttttgaAGTTTTGGGCTAGAAATTACTGACCTATGCAAAGACATAAGTATTAGAATCAACCTGTTATCTGAGAGGTCTAGAAGAGGaccaaagaaaatttgaaagaaccTCAAAAATCCGTCAGATCTTTCACTGAGAAGAAGTTAAGCCAAGAAGTTATAGGAACGAACCTGCTACTACGTCAAAAATCATGAATGTTTACAATGaaaccaaaaagaaaaaattgataaaattaaacCTAAACCCAAGCCTCCTTTATTTCCACAATTATAACACTTCCAACTGCCCAACATTTATTTCACGAAACACCACAACCATCAGAACacatcgtcaaaaaaacgtcACATACTTCATCAACTTTtacttaaattcaaatttgaaatatttgcgCTACATTTCAACTGATACAAACCGTACCGATCCACCCTAACACACCGTTTTTAGTGatatagctcgttgaactcgcgTATTTTCAGCTTATTTTCATAATGAAAAGGAATTTTTTAGATGTTGTTCGGAGCGGTGGTcgctttcttctttttaagaTGTACAAACTGCGTCAGGAACTCCGCTATCGCTACGTTCATGATACATAAGAGGAAGGTTTGTTCAATGGTTCTGGCACATTTATTAACGATAAACGTTTCCGTCTCTTTCTCAGATCTTTAAGTTTATGATCTCAAAAGAATGTGATAAGAAAGGCTCgtcaaaacgtttttcgatCATAATTTTAGAAGAacattgttgaaattttgtagtTGTATTGAGTACGACTGACATTCTGTGTATATCAGCCAGTTGGTTCCACTGCACCGTAGacgtcaataaaaaaatgttccgcGCAGCTGCCCTAAACTATTATAGTAACTCAATATATGACTAATATAAAATTCCTATTGATTCCTGGGAATTTATGTTCCGAAAAATCTCAGAGCGCATTTCCATTCACTATAGCATAATGGCTGCTTAATAGAATAACTGGTAATGCGATTTGTTTGGCAATATAAAGTTTATTTCTTCGATTTTCCGCTTTATATTGTAGTTTCGAATTACtttttgttgtggtttgtataATGCACGACTTTTTCAGCATTAAAAGAGGAACAAATATCCGAATGTATTTCCTTTTACTATGTATTCTATAGTgggtgtacaatgtacatacaTCAAAATCAGAATATTAAATTCATATCATTCGGAAAATTGCTCAACCACGATTTCAATCCGTCATACTCACCCGGTCATATAATATTTTACGGTGGATATTTGTAGCTGCAGCGTTGAATTAGTATATATCCGTAAGCAAAATGTCTTTAGGGAGAAAAAATGTTAATGTTGAGTTGAACTAAGGCCGAAAACACTTGTTTTTTTCCTCTATAATCCGTCATAGTAACTACACGAAGCAATACAGCAGATCGTTTCCGCTTATTAAGTATCGGTAGCCGTAACGACAGATCTTATAGCAATAGTCACTGCGACTGTTTCCATAGCAACACTTTCTGTAGCAATTTTTCCCACAGCAACAATCTCCTATTATGATAGGTCGAGAATTATAATTATCGCTACATGAGACGCTAGATTCACCGattgtgaaataaaattcttgaaaactCCAAAAAATGTTACGGtggaagaaatttataataagttacattttcaaccattACATACACCATTACAATACATTTACACGTTATAATGGAATGAATAGCGtcaattggattgtaattgttacttcttataattccgaGACTGTAAATTGAAGTATTTTAAGAATTGCATTCAAAACGCACGAGGCATCGAAAACGTGTTTCgaccaaaaattttctttgttctttgatgcttaacgaaacaaaaacaaagagaattttcatcgaaacacgtttttcaatgcctcgtgcGTTTTtgagctttaaaaaaaattcttaaatttaggaattttggagaattgttaaaattattgaaaactcTTAAACCTGAAGAATCACTAAAATAGACTAACTACGATTAGGAGTTCTCAAGACTAACAAATTCTACAGAAGAGATGACTGCAAGAGAATGAGAAATTGTACTCATAAAGAACATTTTCGTTGCAGCTACTTTCGTTGCACAATGCGTCCCAAAAAGTAAAGAGGATTATGAGTGTGTGCGTCTAATGATTCGGAGAGTGAAGCAACAGTCTAATAAAATGtcaatagttttttttatatataacaTGTAATTCATCATTTTCCATCATCGTTAggtaataatatttttttttctttttctttatttttaggcAGTGACTGATTCACCATTAGATTTTTTCccttcatgtttttttttctttcaattttttttaattatttacatatttcaaCTCGAATTTCGAGCAATctcatttttctattttctttttataattcaaatttttttcttttagaaaacaaaaaacaaaactataaaaaggaaattgttttcacttttttactTCCTCTCTATCATAAATTCCTATAATTTCTTTTAGATAATTTCCATAACTGAgttttcgtcatttttttatttttagtttttaaaacattttatcaaaatgcttTGTTGGTTTGTCAATTTGTGTAGTGACAATAAATCGTGTAATTTGAGTAACATTTTGGTATAGCACTGAAAATTCTTATATTcttttgtgaaagaaaacaTAAATGAAACTGGCACCTTTTAGTGCATCTCTCCGGTTGAGACGGaacaatttcaatcaaaataaaatcaactgCTCCTTCGGCTGGCAAaagttgattttattttggttGCATACCGAATCGGTTTTCTCATTCTCGTGTCgtatttttggtttgttttgtatttttctgAATTATTCATGCGAATATGAATAAACAGTACATGAATCGCTTGGTATCCAAATCCAAACTAATATATGGAAAATTATGGAAACTCTATCGAGGAGTCATTAACAATTCTAATAAGATTTCCAATTTCCATATGTAATTTTTGACGATtccaatttgaaaaatcatgaaaaaaaatcccgaaaatCGAATGTGTGCATTCAATTTAACGATTTTAGCGCTA harbors:
- the LOC119068107 gene encoding alpha-tocopherol transfer protein-like — its product is MALQLVSCDKQYEKFPQLIRSEVLKLQDWYNRQPHTPSITELEAMRFLHACYYSVEQAKICLDTYHTARTHWPEFFKNRNVHGTDVTSQMKIASFTLLPELTAEGYGVILCRLIDSEVLKFNFWNSVKLFGMVTDVWFAQNDLRQGYVCVIDMKGCTLMHLTRVNVIALKKFMFYIQEALPIRLKAIHFINTVSFMDKVLALMKPFTKKELMNMLQLHATMDTFLDKCVPKSAMPNEYGGSAGDAEKMRENSYTSMQANARFFEEEETTKRVNEKLRQGKPHGDGDIFGLDGSFKQLSFD